The Spirochaetota bacterium genome contains the following window.
ATGCAGGAGGTGGCAAGATACTACGATGTTAAAGATCCATTGAATCCAGAAGAGAATCTAAAAGCCGGCATAAAACACCTAAAATCCATCATAGTATATTTTAATAATGATATCCCCCTTTCTCTCGCAGCTTACCACGCTGGAATCGGAAGGGTGAAGAAAGCGATGAAGATTCCTCCCATCAGTTCAACAGTAGACTATGTAGACAAGGTAATGTTATTATATAGCGGTAAAAGGATGAATGAAATAAGGACAAAGGTCAAGAGTCTCTATAAAAGGATTGAGAAGGATGGAACCATCGCAATCTCCGACAAGTAACAGTGATTTTTTGACTCAATTCCTCACTCAACATATTTTTCCCGTTCCTTCCTGATGTTTATCATGCCATTGTCATTTAGGCTTATCATGATTGATGCAATCATATGCCTGGCATCCTTTATTTCAGCCAAGCTCAAAGGACCCATGTTGAACATATCGGATAGAACATCTGTTGCCCTATTTCTGCTCATATTTCTCAAAAACTTGAATCTGATCTCATCTCCCGCCCCTTTGAGCGCCTTTGAAATGATATGATCATCATTCACCTCATCAATGAGTATTTGAACCTCCTGATGGCTCAGGTTTACAACGTTTTCAAAGGAAAATATTCTTTCTCTAATATTATCAGCGATCTGTGGAATTGTGGTATCAAAGTACTCCATTAATCTCTTTTCCTGATCAAGACTCATGCGATTTAATATATCAACAATTGCATTCACGCCATCTGGCGCTTCATAGTTGTTGCTAGACTCTATAAGCTTTTCGTACTTCTTCTTGATAAACCGCACGATTTCAAGAACAGCTTCAGGGGATGTTTTCCCCAGTCTGGCCATCCTCTTTGAAACCTCTTTTGCAATATACGGTTGAAACCTATTCAGAACCTCAGCGGATTTATGTGGAGATAAATAAGCAAGGGTAACAGTTATGGTTTGCAGATGTTCGTTTTCTAAAAACGATGCTAATATTTCTGAATCGACGTCCCTTAGAAAGGCGAAACCCCTCTCAAGATCCTTTCTCGTCAGCTTAGTGAACACCTCCTCCGCTTTCTCTTCACCAAATGCCGACACAAGCAGATTTCGTGCTACAGTTTCACCACCAGACAGGGTTCCCTGATTTCTCTTAAATTCTAGCAGAAACTCGCCTATCATCTCCTCCTTCTCTTCAATTGACAAGCTATCCACTTTGGCTATCTCTACAACAATCTTCCTTATGCTATCCTCGTCAAGATATTTCAACACCCTTGAAGCAGCATCAGGACCAATGGCAATCAGGAGAGAAGCGACCTTCTCCATGCCTGTCATCTGATCGATTGACTTCATTATACTGATATAGTAACCCTATCAAAATTAATAACATTCTGTGGACATATATCAACACATTTCCCGCAATTAATACATTTATCATAATCAATAACTGCAAGAAAATCGATTACATCAATGGCCGTCTCAATATCAGGATTCTCGGTAAAGACCTCTTTACACGCCTTGATGCATCTTTTACATGCAATACAA
Protein-coding sequences here:
- a CDS encoding lytic transglycosylase domain-containing protein → MIANTRIPATLLILILHFIITSLVYPEIKKKILKDGTIEYYSEEKKDIDQHKRALSKSPYNKLINRISKKEGADPYLIKCIIKIESNFNPDAVSKAGAMGLMQIMQEVARYYDVKDPLNPEENLKAGIKHLKSIIVYFNNDIPLSLAAYHAGIGRVKKAMKIPPISSTVDYVDKVMLLYSGKRMNEIRTKVKSLYKRIEKDGTIAISDK
- the fliG gene encoding flagellar motor switch protein FliG; this encodes MKSIDQMTGMEKVASLLIAIGPDAASRVLKYLDEDSIRKIVVEIAKVDSLSIEEKEEMIGEFLLEFKRNQGTLSGGETVARNLLVSAFGEEKAEEVFTKLTRKDLERGFAFLRDVDSEILASFLENEHLQTITVTLAYLSPHKSAEVLNRFQPYIAKEVSKRMARLGKTSPEAVLEIVRFIKKKYEKLIESSNNYEAPDGVNAIVDILNRMSLDQEKRLMEYFDTTIPQIADNIRERIFSFENVVNLSHQEVQILIDEVNDDHIISKALKGAGDEIRFKFLRNMSRNRATDVLSDMFNMGPLSLAEIKDARHMIASIMISLNDNGMINIRKEREKYVE